In Streptomyces sp. NBC_00878, a single window of DNA contains:
- the kdpA gene encoding potassium-transporting ATPase subunit KdpA, with protein sequence MSPVLAGVLQLLALIAALALAYRPLGDYMARVYSSGKHLRVEKWIYRSIGANPNTEMRWPAYLRGVLAFSAVGVVFLYLLQRLQGSLPGSLGFSSIDPDQAFNTAASFVSNTNWQSYYGEQAMGHVVQTGGLAVQNFVSAAVGIAVAVALVRGFSLPHSRLRSSGGTPMRTGELGNFWADLVRGTIRILLPLSVIAAIILVACGAIQNFAGIHEVGQFTGGSQQWNGGAVASQEAIKELGTNGGGYFNANSAHPFENPSAFSNLFEIFLLLVIPFALTRTFGRMVGSLRQGYAILATMATIWIGFICLMWWTEFAHHGPAFDIAGGALEGKETRFGVGASSIFAVSTTLTSTGAVDSFHSSFTGFGGGITILGMQLGEIAPGGTGSGLYGMLIMAIIAVFIAGLMVGRTPEYLGKKIGTREIKFAACYILITPALVLVFTAAAMALPTPGNSMTNSGAHGFSEILYAYSSAANNNGSAFAGLNADTQWFNSTLGLAMLLGRFLPMVFVLALAGSLAEQKPVPATAGTLRTEKPLFTGLLVGAILIITGLTYFPALALGPLAEGLAS encoded by the coding sequence ATGAGTCCCGTCCTCGCCGGTGTGCTGCAGTTGCTCGCGCTGATAGCGGCACTGGCGCTCGCCTACCGTCCCCTCGGCGACTACATGGCCCGGGTCTACTCCTCGGGCAAGCACCTGCGCGTCGAGAAGTGGATCTACCGGAGCATCGGCGCCAACCCGAACACCGAGATGCGCTGGCCCGCCTATCTGCGCGGCGTCCTCGCCTTCTCCGCGGTCGGCGTGGTCTTCCTGTACCTGTTGCAGCGCCTCCAGGGCAGCCTGCCCGGCTCGCTGGGCTTCTCCTCGATCGACCCGGACCAGGCGTTCAACACGGCGGCGTCGTTCGTGTCGAACACCAACTGGCAGTCGTACTACGGCGAGCAGGCCATGGGCCACGTCGTACAGACCGGCGGCCTGGCGGTGCAGAACTTCGTCTCGGCGGCCGTCGGTATCGCGGTGGCCGTCGCGCTCGTACGCGGCTTCTCCCTCCCCCACTCTCGGCTTCGCTCGAGCGGGGGGACCCCCATGCGCACCGGTGAACTCGGCAACTTCTGGGCCGACTTGGTACGCGGCACCATCCGCATCCTGCTGCCGCTCTCGGTGATCGCCGCGATCATCCTGGTCGCGTGCGGCGCGATCCAGAACTTCGCCGGGATCCACGAGGTGGGCCAGTTCACCGGCGGCTCGCAGCAGTGGAACGGCGGCGCGGTCGCCTCGCAGGAGGCGATCAAGGAGCTGGGCACCAACGGCGGCGGCTACTTCAACGCCAACAGCGCCCACCCTTTCGAGAACCCGAGTGCGTTCTCCAACCTCTTCGAGATCTTCCTGCTCCTGGTCATCCCCTTCGCGCTGACCCGTACCTTCGGCCGGATGGTCGGCTCGCTGCGGCAGGGCTACGCGATCCTCGCCACGATGGCCACCATCTGGATCGGCTTCATCTGCCTGATGTGGTGGACCGAGTTCGCGCACCACGGCCCGGCGTTCGACATCGCCGGCGGCGCGCTGGAGGGCAAGGAGACGCGCTTCGGCGTCGGCGCCTCGTCGATCTTCGCGGTGTCGACCACCCTCACCTCGACCGGCGCGGTGGACTCCTTCCACTCCTCGTTCACCGGCTTCGGCGGCGGCATCACCATCCTGGGCATGCAGTTGGGCGAGATCGCGCCCGGTGGTACCGGTTCCGGTCTCTACGGCATGCTGATCATGGCGATCATCGCGGTGTTCATCGCGGGCCTCATGGTCGGCCGTACGCCCGAGTACCTGGGCAAGAAGATCGGCACCCGCGAGATCAAGTTCGCGGCCTGCTACATCCTCATCACCCCGGCGCTGGTGCTGGTCTTCACCGCCGCGGCGATGGCCCTGCCGACGCCGGGCAACTCGATGACCAACAGCGGGGCGCACGGATTCTCCGAGATCCTGTACGCGTACTCGTCGGCCGCGAACAACAACGGTTCCGCCTTCGCGGGGCTGAACGCGGACACGCAGTGGTTCAACAGCACGCTGGGTCTGGCGATGCTGCTCGGCCGCTTCCTGCCGATGGTGTTCGTGCTGGCCCTGGCCGGATCGCTCGCCGAGCAGAAGCCGGTGCCGGCCACCGCGGGCACCCTGCGCACCGAAAAGCCGCTGTTCACCGGGCTGTTGGTGGGCGCGATTCTGATCATCACCGGTCTGACCTACTTCCCGGCACTCGCGCTGGGGCCGCTGGCCGAGGGGCTGGCGTCATGA
- the kdpF gene encoding K(+)-transporting ATPase subunit F: protein MTAENVVGLIVAVALLGYLVLALVFPERF, encoded by the coding sequence GTGACCGCCGAGAACGTTGTCGGATTGATCGTGGCCGTCGCACTGCTGGGCTATCTCGTCCTCGCCCTTGTGTTCCCGGAGAGGTTCTGA
- the kdpB gene encoding potassium-transporting ATPase subunit KdpB, with amino-acid sequence MSTTTPTRAPHSDVPTGHKAEARVGAGLFDPKQLVRSLPDACRKLDPRVMVKSPVMFVVLVGSVLTTAFSFKDPGDWFGWAISAWLWLTVIFANLAEAVAEGRGKAQADTLRKAKTDTVARRLNGSVEEQVPGNDLRVGDLVVCEAGDIIPGDGDVVEGVASVDESAITGESAPVIRESGGDRSAVTGGTKVLSDRIVIKITTKPGETFIDRMIALVEGAARQKTPNEIALNILLASLTIVFLLAVATLPPFADYAGTHLSMVVLVALLVCLIPTTIGALLSAIGIAGMDRLVQRNVLAMSGRAVEAAGDVSTLLLDKTGTITLGNRQASEFVPVTGTAAAELADAAQLSSLADETPEGRSIVVLAKEKYALRERSQGELSGAEWIAFTAQTRMSGVDVDGRKIRKGAAGSVLAWVRERGGAVSDDADTLANGISEAGGTPLLVAVEDTEGARVLGVIHLKDVVKDGMRERFDELRRMGIKTVMITGDNPLTAKAIADEAGVDDFLAEATPEDKMVLIKREQAGGKLVAMTGDGTNDAPALAQADVGVAMNTGTSAAKEAGNMVDLDSNPTKLIEIVEIGKQLLITRGALTTFSIANDVAKYFAIIPALFAAVYPGLDKLNIMALSSPDSAILSAVVFNALIIIALVPLALRGVQYRPVSADKMLRRNLGIYGLGGLIAPFIGIKIIDLLISFIPGL; translated from the coding sequence ATGTCCACGACTACTCCGACCCGGGCGCCGCACAGCGATGTGCCGACCGGCCACAAGGCCGAAGCACGTGTCGGCGCGGGTCTGTTCGACCCGAAGCAGCTGGTCAGGTCGCTGCCGGACGCCTGCCGCAAGCTCGATCCGCGGGTGATGGTCAAGTCCCCCGTGATGTTCGTGGTGCTGGTCGGCTCGGTCCTGACGACCGCGTTCTCGTTCAAGGATCCGGGCGACTGGTTCGGCTGGGCGATCAGCGCCTGGCTCTGGCTCACCGTGATCTTCGCCAACCTGGCGGAGGCGGTCGCCGAGGGCCGCGGCAAGGCGCAGGCGGACACGCTGCGCAAGGCCAAGACCGACACGGTGGCCCGGCGGCTCAACGGCTCCGTGGAGGAGCAGGTGCCCGGCAACGACCTGCGCGTCGGTGACCTGGTTGTCTGCGAGGCGGGCGACATCATCCCCGGCGACGGTGACGTCGTCGAGGGCGTCGCGTCCGTCGACGAGTCGGCGATCACCGGTGAGTCGGCGCCGGTCATACGTGAGTCCGGCGGCGACCGGTCCGCGGTCACCGGCGGTACGAAGGTCCTCTCCGACCGCATCGTCATCAAGATCACGACGAAGCCGGGCGAGACCTTCATCGACCGCATGATCGCCCTGGTCGAGGGCGCGGCCCGGCAGAAGACGCCCAACGAGATCGCGCTGAACATCCTGCTGGCCTCGCTGACGATCGTCTTTCTGCTGGCCGTCGCGACCCTGCCGCCGTTCGCGGACTACGCGGGCACGCACCTCAGCATGGTCGTGCTGGTGGCCCTGCTGGTCTGTCTGATCCCGACCACGATCGGCGCGCTGCTCTCCGCGATCGGCATCGCGGGCATGGACCGCCTCGTGCAGCGCAACGTCCTGGCCATGTCCGGCAGGGCGGTCGAGGCGGCGGGTGACGTCTCGACCCTGCTCCTCGACAAGACCGGCACCATCACGCTCGGCAACCGCCAGGCATCCGAGTTCGTACCGGTGACCGGGACGGCCGCGGCCGAGCTGGCCGACGCGGCGCAGCTGTCCTCGCTGGCCGACGAGACGCCCGAAGGCCGTTCCATCGTCGTCCTGGCGAAGGAGAAGTACGCGCTGCGCGAGCGCAGCCAGGGCGAGCTGTCCGGCGCCGAGTGGATCGCCTTCACCGCCCAGACCCGGATGTCGGGTGTGGACGTCGACGGCAGGAAGATCCGCAAGGGAGCGGCCGGTTCGGTCCTCGCCTGGGTCCGCGAGCGGGGCGGTGCGGTCTCCGACGACGCCGACACCCTGGCCAACGGGATCTCCGAGGCGGGCGGCACACCGCTGCTGGTGGCCGTCGAAGACACGGAAGGCGCCCGGGTGTTGGGCGTCATCCACCTCAAGGACGTCGTCAAGGACGGCATGCGCGAGCGGTTCGACGAGCTGCGCCGCATGGGCATCAAGACCGTCATGATCACCGGTGACAACCCGCTGACCGCCAAGGCGATCGCGGACGAGGCCGGTGTCGACGACTTCCTCGCGGAGGCCACTCCCGAGGACAAGATGGTGCTCATCAAGCGGGAGCAGGCGGGCGGCAAGCTCGTCGCGATGACCGGCGACGGTACGAACGACGCCCCCGCGCTGGCCCAGGCCGACGTCGGCGTGGCCATGAACACCGGTACCTCGGCCGCCAAGGAGGCCGGGAACATGGTGGACCTGGACTCCAACCCGACCAAGCTCATCGAGATCGTCGAGATCGGCAAGCAACTCCTCATCACCCGGGGCGCGTTGACGACGTTCTCGATCGCCAACGACGTCGCGAAATACTTCGCGATCATCCCGGCGCTGTTCGCGGCGGTCTACCCGGGCCTGGACAAGCTCAACATCATGGCCCTGTCCTCGCCGGACTCCGCGATCCTGTCCGCGGTCGTCTTCAACGCGCTGATCATCATCGCGCTGGTGCCGCTCGCCCTGCGCGGTGTGCAGTACCGGCCGGTCAGCGCCGACAAGATGCTGCGGCGCAACCTCGGCATCTACGGGCTGGGCGGGCTGATCGCCCCGTTCATCGGCATCAAGATCATCGACCTGCTCATCTCCTTCATCCCCGGGCTGTAA